The nucleotide window CCCTTCTTTTTTCTGGGGGTTTCAACTATATTCGATATGGTTCAGGCGGTTAGTCTACAACGGATGCGCCTTTAAGGCAGCAGGGAAGGCCGGAATATCATTATCCAGACAGAGACTTAGCAAAAGGAGGGACAACATGAACTATTTAAAAGCGTCTTCCGCCCATACGGTTGAAGAGACTCAATCGATGATCGTGATCGCCAGGACGAAAACAAGCCGCTGCGATGAGTTTAATCATATTGTGGAAGCGGTGCTGGCGGAACACCCCGATGCCAAAACGCATATCGACAGTGAGAGCGGCGGATACGATAAAGTGATTGTACTGAAGTAACAGTGGATCTCTCCGGGGGGCGCTTTGCCCCCCAAGGCTTATCGGGTCACAAACCCTTTTTCCTGCAATCTCAGTAGCGCCTTCCCTTCAGCGTAAATCATTCCTGTGGTCAGCGAAGCGTAACCGAGCTTTTGATAAAAGCCGATTTTATCCGGCATGGAATAGATAAACACCTTGCCGCAGGGGGCCAACGTTTTCATGATCGCCTCCATAAGCTGGCCGCCATAGCCTTGCCCCTGCCAGGCGGCATCGACAATCACGTCAGAGAGATAAGAAGCATAAGTCAGATCGCTGATGGCGTGAGCGGTCGCCATCAATTTGCCCCTGACGTAACCAAACCAGACAAACTGCGAATGTTGATAGGCTCGCTTCAGCACTTCCGGGTCACGCTGGCTTAAGCCAGCACGTTCAATTAAATCAGCCAGCGCCTGCCAGTCTACTGCTGGTTCACAGGCGTTGGTGCTCAGTACCATCTGATGCATGCGGATCCCTTACGTTATCGAATGATAATCAGGCTAGTGATTACTCTGGGTATCATCACGCCTGAACTGTGGCCTGCCACGCAAATTACGATTTTGATCGAAACTCTTGCTTTTTTGCGGATCGAAAACTGTTCACTTTTCCTTAGGATTAATCCTATAATGGAGACACAATAAAAAGCGAGGTGATTTATGATTGACTTAGAATTGGGGAACTGGAAGGATTTTATCGAAGCAATGTTATCTCGTAAATAACACCTTCTTTAAGTCGCGCACCGCAGCGTAACCGACAGAACCCAGAACAGTAGAAGGCAGCCCAAAAAGGCTGCCTTTTTTATTATTTTACCGGCTTCTCCTGCAGCGGAAAGCGTTGCCTGACCAGTACAAAGAAGAGCGGGACAAAGAAAATAGCCAGAACGGTGGCGGAGATCATGCCACCCATCACCCCGGTCCCCACCGCATGCTGACTGCCCGATCCCGCGCCGTTACTGATAACCATCGGCAGCACGCCAAAGATAAAGGCCAGCGAGGTCATCAGAATCGGACGAAGACGCTGCCGTGAAGCCTCCAGCGTGGCTTCCAGCAGATCCCGGCCTTTGGTGTTCATCTCGTTAGCGAACTCCACAATCAGAATGGCATTCTTCGCCGAAAGCCCAATCACCGTGAGCAGACCAACCTGGAAATAGACATCATTTTCCAGGCCGCGCGCCCAGGTAGCGATCAGCGCGCCAACCACGCCCAGCGGCACCACCAGCATCACCGAGAAGGGAACAGACCAGCTCTCATAAAGCGCCGCCAGACAGAGGAACACCACCAGCAGCGAAATGGCGTAAAGCGCGGGCGCTTGCGAGCCGCTCAGCCGTTCCTGATAAGAAGCCCCTGTCCACTGCAGGCCAAAGCCGGTGGGCAATTTGCTGACCAGGTTTTCCATTACGTCCATCGCCGTGCCGGTACTGACGCCCGCCGCCGACTCTCCAACAATTTCTACGGCAGAATAACCGTTGTAGCGCTCCAGCCGCGGCGAGCCGGTCTCCCAGCTGGTGGTGGCGAAAGCGGTAAATGGCACCATGCTGCCGCTGCTGTTGCGCACGTACCATTTACTGATGTCATCCGGCAGCATGCGGTATTTGGCCGCCGCCTGAACGTAAACCTTCTTCACGCGCCCCCGATCGAGGAAATCATTGACGTAGGTCGACCCCCAGCCGGTCTGTAACGTATTGTTGATATCGTCAATGGAGACGCCCAGCGCCTGCGCTTTATGCTGATCGACATTAATCCTCAACTGCGGCGTATCATCCAGGCCGTTATGACGCACGCGCGTCAGGGAGCCATTCTCCTCTGCGGCTGAGATCAGCAGATCCCGCGCCCTCATCAATGCATCGTGGCCCAGGCCAGCGTGGTCCTGCAGCTCCATATCAAAGCCGGCTGAGTTCCCCATACCGGTGATGGCTGGCGGACTGCTGGCAATCACGCGGCCTTCTCTGATCTTGCGGAAGGCTTTGGTCGCCCGTTCGATGATGGCGAATGAGGTGTTATCCGTGCCGGGGCGATCCTGCCAATCCTTTAGTCTCACGAACATGCGCGCCACGTTCTGGCCGTTACCGCCCGGACCTGCGCCTATGGTGGAGAATACCGACAGTACGTTATCTTTCTCCTGCGTCAGATAGTACTGCTCAACCTTGTTGACCACTTTGTTGGTTTCCTGCAGCGTCGAGCCGGGCGGCAGCTGGATCTGGGTGGTAAAGACACCACGGTCTTCCAGCGGCAGGAAAGAGGTTGGCAACCGCAGGAAAAGGAACGCCATCCCCGCAATCAGCAGCACATAGAGCGCCAGCCAGCGTCCTGCTTTGGCCAGAATCTTACCCACGCCGCGTTCATAACGCTCAGCGTTGCGGTTAAACATGCGGTTGAACCAGCCGAAAAAGCCCCGGCGGCCATGATGCCCTCCCTGAGGAATGGGTTTCAGCAGTGTGGCGCAGAGGGCAGGGGTGAGGATCATCGCTACCAGTACCGACAGCACCATCGCGGAGACAATAGTGATGGAAAACTGGCGATAGATAGCGCCCGTGGTGCCGCCAAAGAAGGCCATCGGGATAAACACGGCGGAGAGCACCAGCGCAATACCCACCAAAGCGCCCTGAATTTGCCCCATCGATTTGCGCGTCGCGTCGCGCGGGGAGAGCCCTTCCTCGCTCATTATTCGCTCGACGTTTTCCACCACGACAATGGCATCATCCACCAGCAGCCCGATGGCTAATACCATCGCGAACATGGTCAGCGTATTGATACTGAAGCCGCAGGCTGAAAGTACGGTAAAAGTACCGAGCAGAACCACCGGAACGGCGATGGTAGGAATGAGCGTGGCGCGGAAGTTCTGCATAAACAGATACATCACCACGAATACCAGCAGCACGGCTTCTATCAGCGTCTTAACCACATCCTCGATCGACGCTTTGACGAACGGCGTGGTCTCATAGGCTATTTCTGCTTTCAGGCCATGCGGGAAATAGTGGGAAAGCTCTTCAATGCGCGCGCGAACCAGCTTATCGGTTTGCAGCTCATTGGCCCCCGAAGCCAGCTTAACCCCCAGACCTGAAGCGGGCTGACCGTTGTACTGACTCAGGAAATCATACTTCTCGGCACCGAGTGCGACGTCTGCCACGTCGCCCAGCCGCACTTCTGAACCATTCTGGTTGACCCGCAGGGTGATGTTGCGGAACTGCTCAGGCGTGTTGAGCAGCGACTGCGAATTGATGGTCGCGTTTAGCGCCTGACGATCCACTGAGGGCAATCCGCCCAGCTGCCCCACCGCCACCTGACTGTTTTGCGACTCAATGGCGGTGACGACATCTGAGGTGGTCAGGGCATAATTAATCATCTTGTTGGGATCGAGCCAGATGCGCATCGCATACTGCGAGCCATAGGCATCAACCTGGCCCACCCCGTCAATACGGCTTAGCGGATCCTGCACGTTACTGGCAACGTAGTCGGAGATATCCTGCTTATCCATGCTGCCGTCGGTGGAGACAAACGCCACCATCAGGATATTGGTGTCACCGGTTTTGGTCACCGTGACGCCCTGAGACTGTACATCCTGCGGCAGTTTACGCAGCGCGCTTTGCAGCTGATTCTGCACCTGCTGGCGTGCCTCGTCCGGGTTAGTTCCGGCGACGAAAGTCAGGGTAATCGTGGCCTGCCCGGTGTTACTGCTTTGCGAAGACATATACATCAGGTTATCGATGCCGGTCATGTTCTGTTCGATAACCTGGGTGACGGTATTCTCCAGCGTCTCGGCAGACGCGCCCGGATAGTTGGCCGTGATGCGGACGTTAGGGGGAGCAAGTTCGGGATATTGCTCAACAGGAAGCGAAAAAATAGCCAGCGTGCCGGTCAGGCAAAGCAAAATCGCTATCACCCAGGCAAAGATCGGGCGATCGATGAAAAAATTTGCCATTAAAGCGCGCTCCAGGCCAGTCATCAGGAAGGGTCATGCGCCTGCCTTATCCCTGGCGCGCGAAAGTTGTCATCCGGGCCGCGGCAAATTTTTATAAGTTATTCAACATGCTCTGGCGCCTCTTCACTTTACCCTTCACCTTGTGAAGAATCGTGGAGAAATTGAGGAGAAAGTGTAAATTATCGTGCTAATTCGTCCACGGCACTGCGCCGGAAAGCCCAATGCTGCCGCTTCTTCTCACCGCCTCTTTGCCACCTCACTCAGGCAGGAAACTGCAACGAGATAACCGTTCCTGTTTCGGCTCCCGCTGCTATAGTCAGCCTGCCCTGAAGCGAGCTGGCCCGCTCCCGCATAATTGAAAGGCCATAATGCCCCGGCGGAGGATCCCCCTTATCTATGCCGGTGCCATTATCCTCAATTTCAATCAGGATCTCCCTGGAGGGAAGAGGGCGACAGCGGAGAGTGATCCTTGACGCTTTAGCATGACGAACTGCATTCAGTAGGGCTTCGCGGACAATCTGTAAGACGTGTACCTGCTTTTGCGCTTCCAGCCGGGGCATCTCAGCCGGGCTTTGCAGCACGATCTCCGCTTCGGTTTGCCCCTGAAGCGTGGCGATAACCTGTTGCAGGGCGGTGCTCAGGTCTGCCGGCTCAATGGATAACCGGAAGGTAGTCAGGAGTTCGCGAAGCTGAACGTTAGCTTCTGTCAGTGCCCGATCGATCTCACTGACAATCTCATGCGCTGGCGCGGCAGAAGCCTCAACCACTCGCTTCAGGCGTGCCAGCTGAATGCGCAGATACGCCAGGGACTGGGCAAGAGAGTCGTGCAGCTCGCGCGCGATG belongs to Erwinia pyri and includes:
- a CDS encoding GNAT family N-acetyltransferase, encoding MVLSTNACEPAVDWQALADLIERAGLSQRDPEVLKRAYQHSQFVWFGYVRGKLMATAHAISDLTYASYLSDVIVDAAWQGQGYGGQLMEAIMKTLAPCGKVFIYSMPDKIGFYQKLGYASLTTGMIYAEGKALLRLQEKGFVTR
- the ypfM gene encoding protein YpfM codes for the protein MIDLELGNWKDFIEAMLSRK
- the acrD gene encoding multidrug efflux RND transporter permease AcrD, which codes for MANFFIDRPIFAWVIAILLCLTGTLAIFSLPVEQYPELAPPNVRITANYPGASAETLENTVTQVIEQNMTGIDNLMYMSSQSSNTGQATITLTFVAGTNPDEARQQVQNQLQSALRKLPQDVQSQGVTVTKTGDTNILMVAFVSTDGSMDKQDISDYVASNVQDPLSRIDGVGQVDAYGSQYAMRIWLDPNKMINYALTTSDVVTAIESQNSQVAVGQLGGLPSVDRQALNATINSQSLLNTPEQFRNITLRVNQNGSEVRLGDVADVALGAEKYDFLSQYNGQPASGLGVKLASGANELQTDKLVRARIEELSHYFPHGLKAEIAYETTPFVKASIEDVVKTLIEAVLLVFVVMYLFMQNFRATLIPTIAVPVVLLGTFTVLSACGFSINTLTMFAMVLAIGLLVDDAIVVVENVERIMSEEGLSPRDATRKSMGQIQGALVGIALVLSAVFIPMAFFGGTTGAIYRQFSITIVSAMVLSVLVAMILTPALCATLLKPIPQGGHHGRRGFFGWFNRMFNRNAERYERGVGKILAKAGRWLALYVLLIAGMAFLFLRLPTSFLPLEDRGVFTTQIQLPPGSTLQETNKVVNKVEQYYLTQEKDNVLSVFSTIGAGPGGNGQNVARMFVRLKDWQDRPGTDNTSFAIIERATKAFRKIREGRVIASSPPAITGMGNSAGFDMELQDHAGLGHDALMRARDLLISAAEENGSLTRVRHNGLDDTPQLRINVDQHKAQALGVSIDDINNTLQTGWGSTYVNDFLDRGRVKKVYVQAAAKYRMLPDDISKWYVRNSSGSMVPFTAFATTSWETGSPRLERYNGYSAVEIVGESAAGVSTGTAMDVMENLVSKLPTGFGLQWTGASYQERLSGSQAPALYAISLLVVFLCLAALYESWSVPFSVMLVVPLGVVGALIATWARGLENDVYFQVGLLTVIGLSAKNAILIVEFANEMNTKGRDLLEATLEASRQRLRPILMTSLAFIFGVLPMVISNGAGSGSQHAVGTGVMGGMISATVLAIFFVPLFFVLVRQRFPLQEKPVK